The genomic region CATCAAGGCTAAGAACGAGTGGCTGCATGCCACCAACTGGGATCTTGTGATATTCGACGAGTACCACTTCGGCGCCTGGCGAGATAGCGCAAAAGAGCTCTTCGAGGGCGAGGACGCGACGGTCGCCAAGAAGGAGCTTGCAGCCCTGAGCCAGGATGCGCTGGCAACGTTCGACGAGGAACTCGATGAGCTCGGCAACGCCGAAGACGACTTTCTCCCCATCACAACACGCGCATACCTCTACCTCTCGGGGACCCCGTTCAAGGCGCTGGCGACTGGGGAGTTCATCGAGGAACAGATCTTCAACTGGACCTATACGGACGAGCAGCGTGCCAAGGTTGAGTACGCCGAAGCCCATCCCGCGGAGTGGAACCCCTACGGTGCGTTACCGGAGATGCGTCTGCTTACCTACCAGATGCCCGACGAAATCGTCGCCGTTGCGAACCAGGGAGAGTTTGACGAGTTCGACCTCAACGCATTCTTCGAAGCCGAGGGATCGGGCGCCGCAGCGGAGTTCAAGCACAAGAGCGACGTGCAGAAGTGGCTCGACATCATCCGCGGCTCGTACTTGCCCACCCAGGTCGACGCCATGCACTTAAGTAGTCGTCCTCCGTTCCCGTACTCCGACGCGCGCTTGTTGCCATATCTTCAGCACTCGTTCTGGTTCTTGCCCAACGTTGCCGCCTGTGAGGCGATGGCCAACCTTCTGGCCGAGCGACAGAATGTCTTTTGGCACGACTACGAGGTACTCACAGTGGCGGGGCCTCATGCCGGTATCGGTTTGGCAGCACTTCCACCTGTTCGCGAGGCCATCGGGGACGGTCATGCTACTAAGACGATCACACTCTCGTGCGGCAAGCTGACCACCGGCGTCACAGTAAAGCAGTGGTCCTCGATCCTCATGTTACGCAGCCTCAACTCTCCAGAGACCTACTTCCAGGCAGCCTTTCGAGTGCAGTCCCCATGGTCCATCAAGAATCCAAACGGTGACGATCCCAGCGAAGAAGTGGTCCTGAAACCAGCATGTTTCGTCTTCGACTTCGCTCCCACCCGAGCCCTACGTCAGATCTCCGACTACGGTTACGGACTGACTCCGGATGCCATCAACCCTGAGCATGCTGTCGCGGAACTCGTCAGCTTTCTGCCCGTATTGGCCTACGACGGCTCCAACATGACCCAGGTCGATGCCGGAGGGATCCTCGACATTGCCATGGCCGGGACGTCGGCGACCCTATTGGCACGCAAATGGGAGTCCGCAGTCCTCGTTAACGTCGACAACGAGACGCTTCGCAAGATCATGAATAGTGAGGCAGCCATGGAAGCCGTTATGAACATCGAAGGTTTCCGTGCTCTGGGAAGCTCAATCTTCGAAACAGTCGTAAACAAGAGCGAGTCGGTCAACAGCACGAAGAAAGAGCACGGCGACGCACTTACTCCCACGAAGAAGAAGGAGCTCAGTGCCGAGGAAAAGGACTACAAGTCCAAGAGAAAACAGATTCAAGAGAAGCTGATCAAATTCGCAACACGGATCCCAGCATTTATGTATCTCACGGACTACCGCGAGAACACCCTTCGCGACGTAATCACCAAGCTGGAGCCCGAGCTGTTCAAAGCCGTCACTGGCCTCACGGTCGATGACTTCCATCTGCTTGTTTCACTAGGTGTCTTCAACGCAACTCATATGAACCAAGCAGTCTTCGCTTTCCGTCGCTATGAAGACGCATCCCTGTCCTATACCGGCATCGAGTCCCACCAGGGACTGCGGCGGTTCGGGCTTTACGACACAGTGGTAGAGGTGAAGATGGAACACGATCGCCGAGAAGCGCTTCCGTCGGCATCATGACGACTTACACTTCGGCTGAGTTGGCCGCCCTAGCCGAGCACGTTCCCGTTGCCGCAGCGGACAAGGGACTGCTGTTCGTCGCGGATGCCGAATTCAAAAATGAGTCCGATGTGGTGCTTGGTGCAGCCACCGTTGCACTCGATGCTGCCCTGGCCATAGCCTTAGCCGTCCAAGCCCCCTTCGTCTCAGTTAGCGAAACCAGGTTCTGCGCAGAGCTGCTCCGTTCTGTGATGACAGACGAAGAGAGAAATGAGCTCCCGCGCAAGGTCGAGCGCATCATAACTAAAGCCAGTTTTCATGAGGGCGACATCGAGGTTCTGACCCTGAAGTGGCCAGCGCAGGGGCTCATTTTCGAATGGACCGCCGGTGCAGATTGGCATGACGAGTTGTGGGACAAGCTCTCCGAAGCCACAGCAGAAGTGTCTCAGGAATCCAGCGAAGAGCTGGAAGAGGCACAAAAGGTACGCAACGAGCAGTTGCGCAAGTTCGAAGCCAAGCTCGCTGCATCCCGCGAATTCAGGGGCGCATCGGTACAAAAACGACGGGCGATCGCCGAGTCAATAGCCTTGACAATCTCTGACGACCTGGTGGACAGCTGGGGCTTTCGGATGGCCTATACCGAGGCTGGCAGGGTGGCCAAGAGAACTGCCTATGAGTACGAGCAAATATTCCCATCCCATTTCGCGGAGTTGGCCACGGAACTAGTTGAACGGCGAGACTGGCCAAGTTCCGGGACGGCAGGTGCTATGCGGGAGGCCACGCTGAAGTTTCTCATCGAGAAAGCAGACGGATATCGCCTCGGAACGGCCTTCATTGAGGAACTCATGCAGGCAGCACTGGGGCCTAAGCCCTGACCGGAACCTCACTCGGAAGCCCGGTTAATCGTCCGGACTTTCGGCCACGTCTTCCTCATGCTCATGTTCGTAGTTTCTGTCGGGCTCCCAGTCTTCCAGATCGAGAAGCGACAATTGCGGGTGGCTCCTGTTCGCAGCAGACCCAGGTTGTGGCATTCGTGTGCCGCTCGGTTCGAGTTTCGAGGGCTGGCCTTTTGGTGCAGCGCTCAGCGTCGGTGCAGCCGAGGGCTCTTCCCCCAGCAACGTTCGACGCGCATGGAATCGAAACTTAGGGTCGAGACCACAAATGTCGGTAATGAACCCGCAGACATCAGCCGCAAGCTTTGCTGCGATTGGGTCAAAGGTCCCCTGTTTGAGCGCCTGAGGGACTGGGCCAACGTCCGCAGCCGTAGCGAATGCGGTGGCCACTTCGATATATCGGAGAGAGGCTTGGAGGTGCTGCGGACGCTTGAGAAGCCGCGTAACCAATTCAAGCATTGGTCGATAATAAGAAGGCAGATGTCCCATTTCCTGTGTGCCTGCAGGACGCGCACGGTTTAGGAGAGCAGCTGTTACCCTTTTCTCTTCCAGTCCCGAAGGCCCACCAAAAAGATACTCCTGGACTGCCCTGTCGGGGTCGCCAAGAAAGCCCCCGCGAACGTATCCAGTAATACGCGTCAGACTCAGCAGGTAAAGCCAGCATAGATCAAGGACCACAGCCCGATGTGCTGGATCCCCTGGGTTAAGAAGTTTGCTAGCTTTGCTCATGTGGGCCGCAAGCTGCGTCGGATTTCTGTGAGACGCGTTCACCCAGTAATCGAACTGGCTGAAGTCGAGCAAATGATTGAGTTTGCTGTTCAAACCGTTGAATGCACTGAGGTGGTTAGCCACGGCCCGGCGATCAAAAAGGACAGCGAGGCCCGCGGAATCACTATTGGGACTTGGATCGTGGATAGTTTGGAGTCTTTCAAGCTCAGGACTCGTGAGAATACCAATGCCAAGCCTTGCCGACAATTGCCTCGCAGCGTCAGTTACTTCGTGTTCTCGAACCAGATACGCATGGTCCGCCCCAAAGAAGTCAGCGACTCCCTTAACCCAAAACATGCGCGAGGTGCTGTCACGCCTGCTCGTCTTGCAATCGGCTATGAGTGTGGTCAGGCGAACATCGGGTGAAATGGAGATTCCCAGGACGTCTAGATCGGTGAAAGATTGAGCGCCTCCGCGTTGGTTGGCGGCTTTGTGCCCTCGCAGCTCCACGTCCAAACGCGTTGACAATCCCATATCCCAAAAAAGGCGTCGAGTTCCCACCTTAAGCCCCAGATCAAGCTCAGACACTATACAAACCGTCCCATTGCTGCTTCGAATATTTGCGAGAAGTGCATCGGATCTTGCATCGCGCTCTCTCGGCTGCGGTACATCATTTGCATAGGGGCGACGTACGCATTGCCAGCGTCCAAGGCACTCCGTGCGTCCTGATCGCTTACCCGCGTTTCAACGCCCTCTCCATGCGTTATTAGATCTCTAGCGAGAATCAGAGCGGCTCGGTTGTCTTCCGTATCAACAAAGCGCGGCACCTTCCAGTTACCGCCAGGCCTGCTATCCGGATCGAAAACTATGAGCCCACCACGATACATCAGGTTGTACTGCCGCTCGTGGGAACTGTGCGGTGAGAGGAAGCCTCGGTTCTTGTCCAACAACTTGTTAATCACGGAGACAAGGGCACTCTGTGAGAGGTTGTTGTGGCCTCCGTCGTACTCCGCACAGCGCAGACAAGCAAGCACAGTCAATGCCTTGTCCAGAATGGCCTTGTGCGTGGTGAGCAGCCTCTTATCTGGCACGTAAGGCAGTGCAGCAAAGGCCTGGGTAGTGCCGCTTGGAAGCTGCACTGCCGGAGCCATTACCAACCCACGCGCAATGGCATCGGAAATCAGTGGATACTTTTCCTTGGAGATTGCCAGACCCTGATGCTTTCGAACAGCATCAAATTCATCACTCAGCTGACCACTACCGTGGTCATTGACGAGGTCGCTCAGGACTTCAGGATTCTCGAAGCCAAAAAACGGCGAGTAGGCGATATCCCCGTCCCGAGTTTTCAAAACTTGGATCAGTCCGCCGCCTTTGGCCACCTCCATGACGTGCTTCAAATCGGAGCGGTCCAGGCCGTACTTATTCTCGATGTCATCGACGGGCACAGGGGCCCCTGAGAGTCCATCAACGACTGTCAGCAGCTGCTGCTCAATATCGGTCGGCTGGCGCTCTTTCCAAGACTCCCCCAGGCGTTCGTAGAGGCTCTCGTAATAAGGCACATTCTCCGTGAACGAGGTGATCTTTCCGCCGGTCCGTTGTACGCCTTGAACAAAACCCACGTCTTCCAGTACCCGTATCACGGAATCGAAAGACAACATGTTTACGTCAAGCTGCGCGGCGGCCACAGTCATGAGGGCTTGGCCGTCCTGAATCACGTCACGGCCTCGTATTAGACCTGCAACGGTCGCGGCCATACCAACAGTGCGAGTGTCATTCAGGGGACCTAGGAGTGGGGAATTCGGGTCGACGTTGCGAACTCCAGAATGAACATCCTGACACCTGAGCCCAAGATTGATACCCTCCACGCCAAATACCCCCATATGCTTCGCTGAGTGAGGCGTCACTGGCCCCTGCACTAAGTTATAGCAGCCTGCGAGCGGCGCGAGGCCCAAAAAAGCAATTAGCAGCGGTGCGTGACATTCGAAAGCTGGATCTGCAGACGGCCTGTTGGACCATGCCCCGTCTGAGTTGATCTCTGACATGATCACAGCCCGTGTGCGCGGGTGCGCTCTGCGGGTCAAGGATGCGGATGGTTCCACGGAGCTAGTAGCGCTCTCCCTGGGTCCTGACGAGGGCGGAGCAATCGACCCTGGTAGGCGGGCCAGTCGTTCCCATTGTTCCTAGGGCTGAGCACCTGATCTCTGTCTTCCACAGCGTGCAGTATTCCCGCCACCGCAACGCGTTCACCGGCTCGAACGGGCGCGAACCTGGGGAGGAATCTATCCGCCCAGGAAATACTTGCCACCACAGACAGCGAGTGTCCCGCCCTGGACGGGAGCTAACCGCTTGGCGCTCTATCCATGAGGAAACAGCCATCTAAAAGGGGGAACTGAGAGTGTACAATCGTCTATGGAAACCCGGTCCACTCCCCCAGTGTTGACCGGGTTTCTTCGTGTGCCAGCACCCCCGTTAGGAACAACCCCGCCCTCCAGTCTTGGTCGAGCTGGGACTCGTGGACAGGACAACTACCCTGCACCTTGAAGGCTCGTGACGGCCTCCCATAGCCCCGCACGAAGCCTTCACGGCCTCCCTCACCCCAATCACTCACCA from Arthrobacter globiformis harbors:
- a CDS encoding DEAD/DEAH box helicase family protein, with the translated sequence MTKSIDELLPVKPTARLRIYTWSPLHPPADYTGLIKIGQTTKSDVNERIRESQGQMQHPYVLHADVLAEREDGSLFRDSDVRQRLIDKGFANPRLGSSREWVRCSPADVLTAISELRTGVAVTGTHHETFIMRPEQVRAVEKTYSYYREIWNENPDAVPRFLWNAKMRFGKTFASYHLAKKLQARRVLVLTFKPAVADAWKGDLETHADFDGWQYLSTSTFHGFESADSGRPLVYFGSFQDLLGRDNQTGAIKAKNEWLHATNWDLVIFDEYHFGAWRDSAKELFEGEDATVAKKELAALSQDALATFDEELDELGNAEDDFLPITTRAYLYLSGTPFKALATGEFIEEQIFNWTYTDEQRAKVEYAEAHPAEWNPYGALPEMRLLTYQMPDEIVAVANQGEFDEFDLNAFFEAEGSGAAAEFKHKSDVQKWLDIIRGSYLPTQVDAMHLSSRPPFPYSDARLLPYLQHSFWFLPNVAACEAMANLLAERQNVFWHDYEVLTVAGPHAGIGLAALPPVREAIGDGHATKTITLSCGKLTTGVTVKQWSSILMLRSLNSPETYFQAAFRVQSPWSIKNPNGDDPSEEVVLKPACFVFDFAPTRALRQISDYGYGLTPDAINPEHAVAELVSFLPVLAYDGSNMTQVDAGGILDIAMAGTSATLLARKWESAVLVNVDNETLRKIMNSEAAMEAVMNIEGFRALGSSIFETVVNKSESVNSTKKEHGDALTPTKKKELSAEEKDYKSKRKQIQEKLIKFATRIPAFMYLTDYRENTLRDVITKLEPELFKAVTGLTVDDFHLLVSLGVFNATHMNQAVFAFRRYEDASLSYTGIESHQGLRRFGLYDTVVEVKMEHDRREALPSAS